The following are encoded in a window of Cucurbita pepo subsp. pepo cultivar mu-cu-16 chromosome LG12, ASM280686v2, whole genome shotgun sequence genomic DNA:
- the LOC111806361 gene encoding protein PAF1 homolog, with protein sequence MASYRPYPPQSSFGPSPGQNPIPPPPAPPAASVPTQQRGGSQYNQNWGGYGGDGSVPPPASSSSYPQNYNQVHQSSNFHQQHYGPPRSQQPPPPPPPHQSYPYAPQPPPPPPPDSSYPPPPPPPASSQPSQHYFPPSQYPQGNQNQQSIQPPPPPPSSPPPSSSIPPPPPPNSPPPPSAPQPKTEGSSVGAHERDKGVSKDPSYGRRERENSNHDKHQRHSGPPMPPKKSNGPSGRIETDDEKRQRKKREFEKQRQDERHRHHLKESQNTILQKTQMLSTGKGHGSIVGSRMGERKATPFLSGERIENRLKKPTTFLCKLKFRNELPDTSAQPKLMSLRKEKDHYTRYTITSLEKTYKPQLYVEPDLGIPLDLLDLSVYNPPSVRIPLAPEDEELLRDDVLKTPVKKDGGIKRKERPTDKGVAWLVKTQYISPLSIESTKQSLTEKQAKELREMKGGRNILENLNNRERKIKEIDASFEACKSRPVHATNKNLYPVEVLPLLPDFDRYDDPFVVVAFDNAPTADSETFNKLDQSIRDAHESQAIMKSYMATGSDPSKPEKFLAYMVPSPDELSKDIYDEQEDVSYSWVREYHWDVRGDNVDDPTTYLVSFDDAEARYVPLPTKLVLRKKRAKEGRSNDEVEHFPAPARVTVRRRPTVATLEVKDPGVYSNLKRGSDIEDGLGRSHKHDRHQDMDQYSGAEDDMSD encoded by the exons ATGGCTTCTTACAGGCCATATCCTCCACAATCGTCTTTCGGTCCTTCACCGGGTCAAAACCCGATTCCGCCTCCACCAGCGCCACCGGCGGCTTCCGTTCCTACGCAACAGCGAGGGGGTAGTCAGTATAATCAGAATTGGGGTGGTTATGGTGGTGATGGGTCCGTGCCTCCTCCTGCTTCATCTTCATCGTATCCCCAAAATTACAACCAAGTTCATCAAAGTTCTAATTTCCACCAGCAACATTATGGTCCGCCGAGAAGCCAACAGcctccacctcctcctcctcctcaccAGTCGTATCCCTATGCACCACAGCCTccgccgcctccgccgcccGATTCTTCCTATCCACCGCCTCCACCCCCGCCAGCGTCTTCGCAACCTTCTCAACATTACTTCCCCCCTTCACAATATCCCCAGGGTAATCAAAATCAGCAGTCAATCCagccaccaccacctccaccCTCATCTCCACCCCCGAGCTCCTCAATCCCGCCGCCTCCACCCCCAAATTCTCCACCACCTCCATCAGCGCCTCAGCCAAAAACAGAGGGTTCAAGCGTGGGAGCACACGAGCGTGATAAAGGGGTTTCAAAAGATCCCTCATATGGCAGGCGTGAACgtgaaaattcaaatcatgATAAACACCAGAGGCACTCTGGTCCCCCAATGCCTCCGAAGAAATCAAACGGTCCTTCAGGGAGAATAGAGACTGATGATGAGAAAagacagaggaagaagagagagttCGAAAAACAAAGGCAAGATGAAAGGCATAGACATCATCTAAAAGAATCCCAAAACACTATTCTGCAAAAGACTCAAATGTTATCTACTGGGAAGGGGCATGGATCAATTGTGGGGTCCCGAATGGGGGAAAGGAAGGCCACTCCATTTCTTAGTGGTGAGAGGATAGAAAATAGGTTGAAGAAGCCAACAACATTTTTGTGCAAGTTGAA ATTCCGGAACGAGCTTCCAGATACAAGTGCTCAGCCAAAACTCATGTCGCTGCGGAAAGAGAAGGATCA CTATACAAGATATACAATCACTTCACTAGAGAAAACGTACAAACCTCAGCTTTATGTAGAGCCAGATCTTGGAATACCTCTGGATTTGCTTGACCTCAGTGTATACAA CCCTCCTAGTGTTAGAATACCCCTTGCTCCTGAAGATGAGGAATTATTACGTGATGATGTATTGAAAACTCCGGTTAAAAAGGATGGTggtattaaaagaaaagaacgtCCTACTGATAAAGGTGTTGCCTGGCTTGTTAAGACCCAGTACATCTCTCCTCTTAGCATAGAATCCACGAAACAG TCTTTAACTGAAAAACAAGCCAAAGAACTGCGAGAAATGAAGGGAGGGCGCAATATTCTCGAGAACCTCAATAATAG GGAAAggaaaattaaggaaattgATGCATCATTCGAGGCATGCAAGTCACGCCCTGTTCATGCAACCAATAAGAACTTGTATCCTGTGGAAGTTTTACCTCTTCTACCTGATTTTGATAG GTATGATGATCCATTTGTTGTGGTCGCATTTGACAATGCTCCCACAGCTGATTCAGAGACTTTTAACAAGTTAGATCAATCCATTCGTGATGCACATGAATCACAG GCGATAATGAAAAGCTATATGGCAACAGGCTCAGATCCTTCAAAACCTGAGAAATTTCTTGCTTACATGGTTCCTTCTCCAGATGAG CTGTCGAAGGATATTTACGATGAACAAGAAGATGTCTCGTATTCCTGGGTTCGTGAGTACCACTGGGAT GTACGAGGTGACAATGTGGATGACCCCACTACATATCTCGTTTCATTTGATGATGCAGAAGCTCGTTATGTG CCACTTCCTACAAAGCTCGTTCTTAGAAAAAAGAGGGCTAAAGAAGGGAGATCAAATGATGAGGTTGAACATTTTCCTGCACCTGCAAGAGTGACTGTAAGGAGAAGACCAACTGTAGCTACTTTGGAAGTGAAGGATCCAGGG GTTTACTCTAATTTGAAAAGAGGGTCAGATATTGAAGATGGTCTTGGGAGATCACACAAACATGATAGACACCAAGACATGGATCAATACAGTGGAGCTGAAGACGACATGTCCGATTGA
- the LOC111807806 gene encoding histidine-containing phosphotransfer protein 4 codes for MEKTQLRRQLANIRQSLFDQGFLDEQFVQLEELQDDANPNFVEEIVTLYYRDSSRLIVSIEQALQKSPLDFNKLDALMHQFKGSSSSIGAKKVKAECTQLREYCRAGSGEGCSRTFQQLKKEYTTLRKKLEAYFQLARQAGPIDSACRPK; via the exons ATGGAGAAAACACAATTGCGTAGGCAGCTCGCCAACATCAGGCAGTCCCTCTTTGATCAG GGCTTTCTTGATGAACAATTCGTGCAATTGGAGGAACTGCAAGATGATGCTAATCCGAACTTCGTGGAGGAAATTGTTACATTGTATTACAGAGACTCATCCAGGCTGATAGTCAGCATAGAGCAAGCACT ACAGAAGAGCCCTCTGGACTTCAATAAGTTGGATGCTCTTATGCACCAATTCAAAGGAAGTAGCTCAAG TATTGGAGCCAAAAAGGTGAAAGCTGAGTGCACACAGTTGAGGGAATATTGCAGGGCAGGAAGTGGAGAAGG ATGCTCAAGGACATTCCAACAACTGAAGAAGGAATATACAACTCTGAGGAAGAAGCTTGAAGCCTATTTTCAG CTGGCAAGACAAGCTGGGCCCATTGATTCTGCCTGTCGGCCCAAGTAA
- the LOC111807805 gene encoding probable protein phosphatase 2C 6 produces MVQFSFSSSHFAYDRIALRRECFRQLSGGEDILFKNFHELLAEEWVRGGSDSGQNGRWEIALTKSSERVDDAFKDKTLAPYSVGSTALVVLLSVCQIIVANCGDSMLCRQRRAIPLTVDQKISRPEEYDRLVKGGVRILFVGVPRVEGVMTMTRAIEDECLILATDGVWDILSNDDVMKRLAAY; encoded by the exons ATGGTTCAGTTTTCATTCAGCTCCTCGCATTTTGCGTATGATCGCATCGCACTGAG GCGTGAGTGTTTTCGACAACTTTCCGGAG GTGAGGACATATTGTTCAAGAACTTCCATGAATTATTAGCAGAAGAGTGGGTTAGAGGGGGCTCGGACAGTGGTCAGAATGGACGGTGGGAAATTGCATTGACAAAGTCTTCTGAGAGGGTTGATGACGCTTTCAAGGACAAGACTCTAGCACCCTACTCGGTTGGATCTACAGCTTTGGTTGTTCTTCTGTCAGTTTGCCAGATTATTGTTGCCAACTGTGGTGACTCCATGCTCTGTCGTCAGAGACGAGCCATCCCCTTGACGGTTGACCAAAAG ATTAGTAGGCCAGAAGAATATGATAGACTGGTTAAGGGAGGAGTGAGGATTCTGTTTGTGGGCGTCCCTAGGGTCGAAGGAGTAATGACTATGACCAGGGCAATAG AAGACGAGTGTTTGATTCTGGCTACTGATGGAGTATGGGATATCTTGTCtaatgatgatgtgatgaagAGGCTTGCAGCATACTGA